In Trichomycterus rosablanca isolate fTriRos1 chromosome 4, fTriRos1.hap1, whole genome shotgun sequence, one DNA window encodes the following:
- the polr2d gene encoding DNA-directed RNA polymerase II subunit RPB4 isoform X2, producing MGRKSEFENSETLLNSEVHMLLEHRKQQNESAEDEQELSEVFMKTLNYTARFSRFKNRETIGSVRSLLLQKKLHKFELASLANLCPEAAEEAKALIPSLEGRFEDEELQQILDDIQTKRSFQY from the exons AGTTCGAAAATTCCGAGACTCTTCTGAACTCCGAGGTGCACATGCTTCTGGAGCACAGGAAACAGCAGAACGAGAGCGCAGAGGACGAGCAGGAGCTCTCCGAGGTCTTCATGAAGACTCTGAACTACACGGCGCGCTTCAGCCGCTTCAAGAACCGCGAGACCATCGGCAGCGTGCGCAG TTTACTCCTACAAAAGAAGCTACATAAATTTGAACTGGCAAGTTTGGCTAATCTGTGTCCTGAGGCTGCAGAGGAAGCAAAAGCACTAATTCCAAG TCTGGAGGGTCGGTTTGAGGACGAAGAGCTACAACAGATTCTGGACGATATTCAGACCAAAAGGAGTTTTCAGTATTGA